The window ATAAGGTCTACCATTTCCATGATACCCCGTTTTATTCCCTGAAGCTCATCTCCGCCTCCAATAATTTTAAGAAATAAAAAGACATCCGTAATATCGGCCACCAGAACTTCTGACTGCCCTACTCCGACCGTTTCTATTAGGATATAATCGTAGCCTGCAGCTTCGCAGATCATCATGGTTTCAAAGGTAGTATTGGCAACTCCTCCCAGAAAACCGGAGCTTGGGGAAGGGCGAATGAATGCATTTTCTTCTTTCGCCAGTTCTTCCATCCTGGTTTTATCTCCCAAAATACTTCCTTTGTTGATTGCCGAGCTTGGATCTATCGCTAAAACGGCTACTTTTTTACCCTGAGCGATAACCAGCCTTCCGAAATTTTCTATAAACGTGGATTTTCCGGCTCCGGGAACTCCCGTTACTCCTACCCTCACAGAATTTCCGGTAAGAGGCATTATTTTCTTCAGCAGTTCTTCTGCCTGTACCCTGTGCTCTGCTTTTTTACTTTCAACCAATGTAATAGCTTTTGCAATCAGGCGTTTGTTTCCTGACTGTATTCCGTCTATTAGCTCTTCTGTAGAAAATTTCATTGATTCAAAATTAATAATTAAAATGGGAATGATCAATACCCAGATCATAATGATGGAACAAAAGACGTCAATTGTATTTATATGAATTAATAATTGCTCATGAATTTAATTTTTATTTCTTCTAAATTAAAACTAGAACCCCCTTGTGTCAAAGGCTTAAGGAATTTATTACATTTGTTATATCTCAAAAAGAAGAAACATGAAAAAACTCATCGCTGCGGCTTCGTTTACTGGTATTTTACTGGTTTCCTGTACGCCGAAAGCTTCTACATCCGCTGCTGCTCCCGGAACCTCTACGTCTACGGCAGAGCAGATGGCTCAGGGTAAAACTATTTTTGAAAACTCTTGTGGAAGATGTCATAAATTGCCTGATCCTGCATCCCACAATCCTGTACAATGGGTAGGAATCATGAATTCTATGGCTCCAAAAGCAAAACTGACGGATGAGCAGCACCAATGGGTTTACGATTATATTGTTTCTGTGAAAAAATAATCATCCAACAAAAAAAACAGGGTATGAAAAAACTTATCTTAAGCGGCCTTGCAGCATCAGCGTTTCTGGTTTCCTGCGGCCCAAAAAGCGTGGCTGTAACAGGCCCCAAGTATACCTCATCTGAACAGCTGGCACAGGGCAAAACTATTTTCGAAAATTCCTGTACAAAATGCCATAAACTGCCAGAGCCTACCAAGCATGACGATAAGGGATGGATCAACACATTGAGCAGAATGGCTCCAAAGGCTAAACTGACAGATGAGCAGCATCAGATGGTGTATGATTATCTGATCTCTGTGAATAAAAAATAAGACTGCCTCAAAATTATCATTCTGAACACAGGCTGAAAGTCTGCGAACGAAGTTCATAAATAGAGTGAAGAATCTCATGCTTATGGTTATCAATGAGATTCTTCCTTCGTCAGAATGACAAAAGCCCAATCATGTGTCTTTTTGAGGCAGTCTTATTATTTTTATTATCACTCAAAAAACAAATTATTCTGTCTTTTTTACAGTTCTTGTTCTGGTTACTTTTGCTTTAACCAGCTTTTCTCTGTCTTCAATAATTTCAAGGGCAGCGCGGTTGTAAGCAAACTTTTTAGCTTCTTTAAGAGCAGCCAAAGCCTGTTTGTAATCAAACTTCCTTTCATGAAGAAGAGACAGGCAGTTCAGGATTTCCGATTTATCAATTCCTTTCAGCTTCAGAGAAAATTCAATGAGTTTCTCTGCTTCTTGATCATCTTCATTATTCAGAAGGCATTCAATATAATATTTAGGGGTATTGACATTTCCGATATTACTCTGCATGGCATCCTCAAAGTATCTTTTGGCGGTTTCATAATCCTTCAGTTCTTCTGAATATACTCTCCCCATAAGACAAAGGCTGTCTGCATCTTCGGGTTCGTAGGACAAGGCATAGTTCAGAGCATCCATGCATTCAGAAAGGTTGAAGGGAAAGTAATCCAGTGCTTCAAAATAATATTTACTTTTAGTTAAGGTCATTTCTGTAGTTTTTAAGTTCATTTTTCAGGGCATTTCTTTGTTTTTTGAATGTCCTGTCTTCGTAATTCTTTTTAAAATCTGTTCCTGAAAATGTACGGACCGGATTTCCGCGCTCTACCTGCATCTGCAAAAACCAGGTTTCTTTCAGTTTTCTTTCCAGCTGCTGCACATACACTGCCATTACCTTTTCTTTGAGCCTGATAACCGATAGCTTTTTATTTTCGAGCTGTGAACGGGAATCCTGCACAAAAACAGTTTCGTTGGTAGGAATATGGGTGGCCCGTACAGCGGTATTCACCTTGTTTACATTTTGTCCTCCGCTTCCCTGGCTTCTTGCGGTCTGAAAGCGGATATCTTTTTCATGGAAATCAGTCATTTTTACATTTTCCAGTTCAAAAATTCCGATAAACCAGTTGCTTCTTTTATGGAGTTTTCTGAATGTACTTTTCCCGGTCCAGCAGACGCTTCCCAGCCAGCTTTTTAAAAACGGCGTTAGATCTTTTCCTTTCAAAAGCAGGGTTACTGATTTTAATGTGAGGTTTTCATCCCCGTTTTCACGATGAATGATTTCGTATGCTATTGTATTGTCTTTGGCCTCTTCAAGAAAGGTCTTCAGCACCCTGGCTACTACCCATTGGCATTCTAAAGGTCCTCTTCCAGAAGTGATCTGTATTAATTTTTCCATTTTATGTTGGTATTTTGCTTAATAAAGGGCTTCCAACCGGATTTATCCCTTTTTGTAATAAATCTTTTGCTGCCATTACAGCCCAGCATTTGTCACTGGAATGAGTATTTCTGTAAAATGAAAGTAAGACATCGGGTTTCACAACGGTAAAACCATTGACTTCAACCGTCTCAAGATCATCTTTTTCGAAGAAATCTATCGTAATTCTGTGAAATTTTTCATTTTCAAGCGCTACTGTTTTCTCGTATCTACGAAAATTTTCCTCACTGGGCAGATGATCATACCGGGTCCAGACTTTCTGGAATCCTTCCTGCTGAAGAGTGATAACCACTTCTGCAACCTTTTCTTTTTTTACAAAAACATCTATGTCCTTGTGGTCGTGAGCATGTTTGTATTCTGTATGTCCTTTTTCCGACATAAAGTGCCATGCCCATCCTCCTGATATAATGACTTTATCTTTTAATTGATCTAAAATTTCGAGCCCTAACCGAATTCTGAATTCCGGCCAGACTTCACCGTATCTTTTGATGTTATGTGGTGCTCCCATTTTTTGTCTTTTTGATTGAATATTTTAAAATATTCCCTGATTAAACCTTACAGGTTTTGGAAACCTGTAAGGTTGTAAAGTTTTAATTGTTTATCTGTCCATTCTCACAATTCTCGGCTGGAATGTTCCCAGAATATCTACCAGTTCACTCTGTGCATTCATTACTTCATTAATGTCTTTATAGGCCATAGGTGCTTCTTCTGCATTTCCGCCCATCAGTGTGACATTTTTCAGCTTCAGTTCTTTTTTGATATCATGCTGAGTAAAAAGGCTTCTGCATTCTCCTCTTGAATGCGCTCTTCCTGCGCCATGTGATGCTGAGTTCAATGATTCCGGATTTCCTTTTCCCCGAACAATGAATCCTTTTGCCGTCATCGATCCGGGAATCATTCCCAATTCATTTTCATTGGCAGGGGTAGCTCCTTTTCTGTGAACAATCACTTCTTTGCCGTTATGAATTTCTTTCCATGCGAAGTTGTGATGGTTTTCTATTCTGGCTTTAACCCTTCCACCGACTGCTTTTACGAGCCTTCTGTGAATATCATCATGACAAGCTGAAGCATAATCCCCGGCAAGATTCATTGCCGTCCAGTATTCCAGTCCAAGATGGGTACTGAGGTCCAGCCAGGCGAAGTTTTGGGCTTCTTTGGGTAACGGACACTGTTCTGTTGCCATTCTTGAATAATACTGTGCGATCTCTGCTCCAAGCCCTCTCGAACCGCTGTGAGAAAGTATTCCCAGATATTTTCCTTTTGGGAGACCAATCTGTTTGTCTTCTTCGGTGATTTCCACTTCCCCGAATTCCACAAAGTGATTTCCTCCGCCTGAGGATCCCATCTGTTTGATCGCTTTTCCCTTTAATCTTCTTAAGATCGGGATCATATCGAATGTATCTCTTTCGAAGATCTCATGATCTATATGAGATTTATGCGTTTCATACATCCCGAATCTGGTATGTTCGGCAAGCGCTTTTTCATATTTATCTCTTGCTCCTTCAAGATATGAAACCGGTGTATCCAAAATACTGAGGCTCATTCTGCAGCCAATATCCATTCCTACTCCGTAAGGGATGACGGCATTTTCCACTGCCAGAACTCCTCCTATGGGAAGTCCGTATCCGCTGTGGGCATCCGGCATTAAAGCTCCCTGAGTAGAAACAGGCAGTTTCAAAGCTGTATACAACTGATTTTTTGCCTCTTCTGAAATATTGTTTCCAAAAATCTGAAAGGAAGCACGCTGTGAATTCAGCATTCTTTTTTCTGTTTTTCTGGATGAAAGCAGGGTTTCTGCAATTTGCCCGAAAGTAAGATCTTTTTCAAATTCTTCCGGATTCAGCAGGATTTCCTTTAAAAGAGCTTTTACGTGGTGAATATTCTTTGTTGCAAAATTTCTTTTCATGACTTCCAATGCTACGTTTACGCTTTGGTTATTTGGATAGCCCAGTTTTAATATATCTTTTCCTTTTAGTTTTAAATTTCCCATTGTTTTTGTTTTAAATAACAGTTGGACTCATAAGTCCTGTAAGCTTTCTGCAATCTCTGTTGCAGACATTGTGCAGGTAACATATTTCCTGCTTTTGATAAGTTTTCTTTGATACTTTTCTTTCCATGGATTCGACTTACCTAGAATAGTCTTGTTCATAATCCCTATCACCGTATACTCTCCCAAATAGGAATCCAGCGCTGCATATTCTTTTTCCAGCTCCAAATCCAAGGGTTTGTAATGGGTAATCATATTGGGTTTTACCCTCAAAGTAAACCGCCATGGTTCAGTAAATTTGTAGTAGACTCCGAATCTCTTACGAACAGGGCAATAGTCTTCTTTCTTTTCAAAGTATTGTCTTTCTCTATCGGTAAGTTCCCATTTTGGATAATTCCAGGAATATGAAGTAATATACCTGAGCTTCTGCTCTCTTTCTACATATATCTTTCTTCCGAACTTTCTTTTCTTTTTTAGAAATCTTCTGTTATCAGAATACATATAGGTATTTATCTTCTTTAAAATTCCTTCGAAAAAATCTCCGTCTTTAGACCTCATTACATCTTCCCTTACCACAAAGAATCTTACAAATCCTCTCTGATAAGGCTTATCCAAAGGAATCCATGGAATATTTCGTCTGATATCCCAGAGCTCATCACTACGTTGATATTTTTTCTTATCTGCTTTTCTACATCTTTTCTAATTGATCTTTTTCTGCTTCTCACGCTTCTCAGGCGGGAATGCAGAAGATTATCATTTTCCATTGTTTATAGAAGTCTGATGTGAAATATTGGAAACTTGATTGTTTTTTATCTCACACAGCTTTTAATCAACTAAAATATTAGTTGAATGGATTAATAATAGACTATACAGTTCTGAAGAATATACCTCATCCTGATTTGTCTTCAATGACACTAAAAAAGATTTCGGGGAAACTTGAAGTTTGAAATATTGCGCAATAAAAAACCCGAAATCTCTACGACTTCGGGTTTTGATATTTCATTGTACTGTTATTCTAAGAATGTACCAAACCGCGAAGCCTTACCACCATAAGTGGCAATCCAACTGTAGAATTCTGATTAGTTCTGAACATTGCTTCGTCGTTTTTTAATTGGTTAAACTTGATTTTCAGGTGCAAATATATACATTTTTCTGACAATCAAAATATTTTTTTTCACTTAAGGTGAATAATGCTGAGAAAAATGGCATCAATTACCTTTGTCATTCTCTTTGTATCGAGGGTTTCCAGAGTGTCTGTAGGTTTGTGATAATTTTTATTTCTGAAAAAAGATGAATCCGTAATCATGAGTGCCGGAAAATCAAAATTCCAATAGTTGAGATGATCGGAAAAGTCTATTCCAGCCACAAATTTAGGTGCTGAAAAAGTTTCTGCTTTGATCTGCTTTGAACCCTTAAAATTGCTAATAAAGTTTTTTACAAACGGACCTGCCCCACTGAACTTTTTAGCTAAAGTAATAAAGTCTCCTTTATCACCGTAAAACCATGAAAGGATCCCTAAAGGAAAGCTCTGTGATCCCTTTTCATCTCTGAAATATCCAATCATTTCCACGCTGGCCATTCCATACACATCGATATTATTGTCTTTTAAATATTTTGCGTGAACGTAGCTTCCCATATTTTCGGTTCTGAAATAAGGAGGTTCTTCCAGTGTGTAAGCAACAAGATCTACTCTGTAGTTCAGCTTCTGCCCTTTCAACATTCTTGCCAGCTCCAAAAGGGCTGTAACTCCGGTAGCGTTGTCGTCTGCACCCTGCTGGTCTCCACAAACGTCATAATGAGCTCCTATGATGATGCGATTAGTACTTTCTGTTCCAAAGGAAGTAATAACGTTTTTGTAAACTTTTCCGTCTACTTTGTATTCCTGATAAGAGGTACTGTCACCATATGTATTAAAAGTTTGATGGATATAGTCTGCAACCGCATTCAGCTGGTCAATATTTTATGATTACGGAATTGTGGAGTTTGGGTAAGTGCCGTCAAATGCTTTTTAACCATAGCAGTGTCTGCTACAACCCGCGAACTTTGTATCAGTATATTTTCCTTACCTGAACATAACAGGAAAAACCCGGTAATAATAAATAAGCCTACAAGAAGAAACAGTTTTTTTCTCGTAGGCTTTATTATATTTTTCAGATTCATAGTGTTTTTAATTTCTGTACTGAAATTAAAGCTTTTCTGTCTATTTTTCTAAAAATTTTTCCAAAATTTCTACTGCACATTTCGGAAGGTTGGTTCCGGGTCCGAAAATAAAGTCGGCACCGTTGGCATACAGGAATTCGTAATCCTGTTGTGGAATTACTCCTCCTACCACGATAGTAATATCATCTGCTCCTAGCTTAGATAATTCTTCTACAACCTGCGGAACTAATGTTTTATGTCCTGCTGCTAATGAAGAAACTCCTAAAATGTGAATATCGTTTTCTACGGCTTGTTTAGCTACTTCTTCCGGTGTCTGGAACAATGGAGCGACATCTACGTCAAACCCCATATCGGCAAATGCGGTTGCTACTACTTTTGCTCCTCTGTCGTGTCCGTCCTGTCCCATTTTAGCAACCATTAGTCTTGGACGGCGTCCTTCTTCTTCTTCAAATTTCTGAGTCAGATGAAGGGCTTTTTCAAAGTATTCGTTTTTACCGGCATTCATTGCGTATACACCTGAGATTGTTTTAATATTTGCTTTATATCTTCCAAAGGTTTCTTCCATGGCATCACTCATCTCACCAAGGGTAACTCTTCTTCTTGCAGCTTCAATACATAATGCCAGCAAGTTTCCTTTTCCTGTTTTGGCACTTTCGCGGATTTCATTCAGGATTTGTTCTACAGCCTCAGTATTTCGTTCAGCTTTGATTGTATTCAGTCTTTCGATTTGCTTTCTGCGAACTTCAGTGTTATCAATATCTAAGATTTCTATCTGATCCTGCTTCAATGAGGATTTGAATGAATTCACTCCGATAATGAATTCTTCTCCGCTATCGATCTTAGCCTGTTTTTTTGCTGCGGCTTCTTCTATTCTCATTTTTGGAATTCCGGCTTCGATGGCTTTGGTCATTCCCCCTTCCTGTTCTACCTCATCGATGTACCT of the Chryseobacterium aureum genome contains:
- the meaB gene encoding methylmalonyl Co-A mutase-associated GTPase MeaB; its protein translation is MKFSTEELIDGIQSGNKRLIAKAITLVESKKAEHRVQAEELLKKIMPLTGNSVRVGVTGVPGAGKSTFIENFGRLVIAQGKKVAVLAIDPSSAINKGSILGDKTRMEELAKEENAFIRPSPSSGFLGGVANTTFETMMICEAAGYDYILIETVGVGQSEVLVADITDVFLFLKIIGGGDELQGIKRGIMEMVDLIFINKVDQDNLQKAKNTRLELKRALDFIPPKEKGWKIPVLLGSALFNEGLQEVYEAIFGFIDLKKKSGRFEEVRIQQAEKRFEYWVQEYILSLMKRSNAVEEAYHLHKKNASAMVSNPSTEAKLFVEKFLSNENRD
- a CDS encoding c-type cytochrome, coding for MKKLIAAASFTGILLVSCTPKASTSAAAPGTSTSTAEQMAQGKTIFENSCGRCHKLPDPASHNPVQWVGIMNSMAPKAKLTDEQHQWVYDYIVSVKK
- a CDS encoding c-type cytochrome encodes the protein MKKLILSGLAASAFLVSCGPKSVAVTGPKYTSSEQLAQGKTIFENSCTKCHKLPEPTKHDDKGWINTLSRMAPKAKLTDEQHQMVYDYLISVNKK
- a CDS encoding tetratricopeptide repeat protein, which gives rise to MTLTKSKYYFEALDYFPFNLSECMDALNYALSYEPEDADSLCLMGRVYSEELKDYETAKRYFEDAMQSNIGNVNTPKYYIECLLNNEDDQEAEKLIEFSLKLKGIDKSEILNCLSLLHERKFDYKQALAALKEAKKFAYNRAALEIIEDREKLVKAKVTRTRTVKKTE
- the prfH gene encoding peptide chain release factor H, translated to MEKLIQITSGRGPLECQWVVARVLKTFLEEAKDNTIAYEIIHRENGDENLTLKSVTLLLKGKDLTPFLKSWLGSVCWTGKSTFRKLHKRSNWFIGIFELENVKMTDFHEKDIRFQTARSQGSGGQNVNKVNTAVRATHIPTNETVFVQDSRSQLENKKLSVIRLKEKVMAVYVQQLERKLKETWFLQMQVERGNPVRTFSGTDFKKNYEDRTFKKQRNALKNELKNYRNDLN
- a CDS encoding nucleotidyltransferase domain-containing protein, producing MGAPHNIKRYGEVWPEFRIRLGLEILDQLKDKVIISGGWAWHFMSEKGHTEYKHAHDHKDIDVFVKKEKVAEVVITLQQEGFQKVWTRYDHLPSEENFRRYEKTVALENEKFHRITIDFFEKDDLETVEVNGFTVVKPDVLLSFYRNTHSSDKCWAVMAAKDLLQKGINPVGSPLLSKIPT
- a CDS encoding RtcB family protein, with product MGNLKLKGKDILKLGYPNNQSVNVALEVMKRNFATKNIHHVKALLKEILLNPEEFEKDLTFGQIAETLLSSRKTEKRMLNSQRASFQIFGNNISEEAKNQLYTALKLPVSTQGALMPDAHSGYGLPIGGVLAVENAVIPYGVGMDIGCRMSLSILDTPVSYLEGARDKYEKALAEHTRFGMYETHKSHIDHEIFERDTFDMIPILRRLKGKAIKQMGSSGGGNHFVEFGEVEITEEDKQIGLPKGKYLGILSHSGSRGLGAEIAQYYSRMATEQCPLPKEAQNFAWLDLSTHLGLEYWTAMNLAGDYASACHDDIHRRLVKAVGGRVKARIENHHNFAWKEIHNGKEVIVHRKGATPANENELGMIPGSMTAKGFIVRGKGNPESLNSASHGAGRAHSRGECRSLFTQHDIKKELKLKNVTLMGGNAEEAPMAYKDINEVMNAQSELVDILGTFQPRIVRMDR
- a CDS encoding M28 family peptidase; translation: MDQLNAVADYIHQTFNTYGDSTSYQEYKVDGKVYKNVITSFGTESTNRIIIGAHYDVCGDQQGADDNATGVTALLELARMLKGQKLNYRVDLVAYTLEEPPYFRTENMGSYVHAKYLKDNNIDVYGMASVEMIGYFRDEKGSQSFPLGILSWFYGDKGDFITLAKKFSGAGPFVKNFISNFKGSKQIKAETFSAPKFVAGIDFSDHLNYWNFDFPALMITDSSFFRNKNYHKPTDTLETLDTKRMTKVIDAIFLSIIHLK